The DNA window CGCAGCGTGCGTCCCGCCCGTCCGAGCTCGGAGCGGAGCCGTTCTTTCGCCGTCTCGGTGTCGAAGCTGTATCCTGACATTAGACGTCACCTGCCTCGACCGTCGGGTCCAGTTTCGCGTACGCCAGGTCGGCGGTGAGGTTCATCACGATGACCGCGAGCGCCATGATGAACACCGCCGCCTGGACGGTCGGATAGTCCTGATTGAGGATCGCCTGGACGAGCGCGCGGCCGATCCCCGGCCACGCGAAGACGACCTCCAAGGTGATCACTCCCTGGAACAGCATCCCCGTCCGGAGCGCGAAGTAGGTGACGAGCGGCAGCAGCGAGTTGCGCCCGGCGCGGCCGAGCTGTTCCATCTCCGAGAGCCCCTTCGCGCGGTGGAGCATGAGGAACTCCGACCCCTTCCGCTCGACGACCGAGTTGCGCGCGAGCATCAGGAAGTCGCCGCTGTAGAACAGCACCGTCGCGGTGAACGGGAGGATGTAGTGTTTCAGGAAGTCCACGGAGGCGAACGTCTCGACGTACCCCTGCGGGTTCGCGAGCGGACTGCGCATCCCGAACGCCGGGAGCCAGCCCAACCCGTACGAGAAGATGATGAGAAGGAAGATGCCGGTGACGAAGATGGGCGTCGCGCGGAAGACGGTGGTCGCGACGATGCTCGACTGCTCGAACCACGAGCCGCGGTTCCAGCCGGCGTACATCCCGGCCAGCGAGCTGACGATCGCCGTCACGACGAGCGCCGGCAACAGGAGCACGAGCGTGTTGACCAACGCCGGAATGATGATCTCGCCGACCGGCCGCTGTTGGGTGAGCGAGATGCCGAACTCGAAGGTGAACAGGTTCTGGATGTACCTGAAGTACTGGACGTATATCGGGTCGTCGAGCCCGTACATCGCCCGTATCTGTTCGACCTCCGACGGCGTCAACGACCCCGACGCCACGAGCGCGCTGAACGGGTCGGCGGGGAGCAGCCGCAGCGTGGCGAAGATGACGCTGACCGCGATGAGCGTCAACAACGCCGCGATGGCGGTCCGCTTTATCAGAAATCGTCGAAAGCTCATGTGAATGGGAGTCCTCTAGGAGAAGTCGGCCTGTTCGAGATCGGTGCGGGACGCGTGACCGTTCTCGACGCGCTCGGCGAAGGCCTCCCAGGCGTCACCCTCGGGCCAGACGAGGTTGTCGTTTCCGTCGAAGGTGTACCCCGCCTGCTGGAGCATCGTTCGCGCGCCCTCGACGTCGTACTCGTACGGCTCGGTCTCGCCGTGGTAGGGCGTCAGAAGCGGCGTGAGCAGGTTCTGCCCCTCGATCGCCTCGCCGCGGCCGCCGAGGGTGTTCTCGACGAACCCCTCCTTGTCGAAGGCGTGCGAGAGCGCCACGCGGAACGTCTTGTCCCGGAACAGCGGGACGAGGTGGCTGAGGTGGACGTCCGTGGGGACGTAGTTGCGCGCCGTCTGTTTCTCGACGCCGCTCGCGCCCGCCGCGCGGTCGGCCTGCTGGTTCGAGACCGTCGTCCCGATGGCGTCGATGTCGCCGGACTGCATCGCCCCGATGAGCGTGGAGACGTTCCCGACGTTGGCGTGGACCATCTCGTCTATCCCGTCGCCGGGGACGAAGTACTCCCCGAGCAGCTCCTCGCGAACGTCGTCGTCCCACATCCAGTTGTTCTCGTGTTTCTCCAGGCGGAGCTCGGACCCCTGCTCCCAGTTGACGAACGAGAACGGACCGGTCCCGACCGGGTTCTCGGGGTTGTACTCGCTCGGGCTGTCGACGTCCGACCAGCGGTGCTCCGGGATGATGGCGCTGCGGACGACCCGCTGGGTGAGGAACGCGGCGTCAGGCTCCGTGAGGTTGAAGCGAACCCGGCCGCCGCCGCTCTCCGAGAGCACCTCCACGGTGTCGATCGTCCGGATGAACGCCGCCTGCTGGGGCGCGTTGTTCTCCTGGTAGAACTCGACGCTGAACTTGACGTCGCTCGGGCCGAACGACTCGCCGTCGTGCCACTCGACGCCCTCGCGGAGGTCCATCTCGACGGTCGTGTCGTCGACGACGTCGGCGTTCGTCGCCAGCGCGGGCACGATCTCGAGCTGGGGCGAGGCGTCGAAGAGCCCGTCGTAGACGTTCAGGAGTCGCTTCTCCTCCTGTCCGCCGCTGGAGAACGGGAGGTTCGTCCCCTGCATCCCCGAGGTGACGCCTTTCACCCAGGTCGTCGAGTCGCCCTGCGGCTGGAGGTTCACCTGCGACCAGATGAACGAGTCGCGGGTCGTCCCGTTGCCGGGCGTGGGGACGTACCCCTCCCAGTCGGCGGTGTTGGCCACCGTGATGACCTCCGGGAAGTTCGCCGCGATGAGGTAGGCGTCCTCGTTGAGCAGTTGGGCGACCTCGTGACAGATCTCGGCACGCGCCTCCTGATCGCCGATCGTCTGTGCCTGCTCGTCGAGCAGCTCCGTGACCTCGTCGTTCTTGTAGTTGTAGTAGTTTCCGCCCGTCTCCGGATGCGCGCGCATCAGGAACGGGTTCGGGTCGAGCCCGCGCTGCGGGTCCGGTCCGTGGAGGTTCATCGTGATCGGCACCGGGTGGCCGATGTCGGCCCGCCAGAACTCGCCGTACCGGGTGCTCGGCTGGACGTTGATGAGGTTCACCGGGACGCCGATGTCGTTCAGCGACTGTTGGACGTGGAGCGCGAACTCGCGCATCCACGGCGTCTCCGCCTGCGCGAAGTGGGTGTCCACCTCGGGGACGTTCTCGCCCTCGACGGCGGTGTACTCGAACTGGATCGCCTCGTCGTTGACGTCGACGCCCTTCGTCTCGACCGGCCACTCCTCCCAGAACCGCGTCTCGATCGAGGCGGCGTCGCCGCCGCCGCCACCACCACCATCGCCGCCGCCACCGCCGCCGTCGCCGCCACCATCGCCGCCGCCACCGCCGCCGTCGCCGCCGTCACCGCTCTGACCGCCGCAACCGGCCAGCCCCGCGATCCCGGTCGCGCCCGCGATCTGGATGAATCGTCGTCGTGGTGTGGTTC is part of the Halorubrum aethiopicum genome and encodes:
- a CDS encoding ABC transporter permease gives rise to the protein MSFRRFLIKRTAIAALLTLIAVSVIFATLRLLPADPFSALVASGSLTPSEVEQIRAMYGLDDPIYVQYFRYIQNLFTFEFGISLTQQRPVGEIIIPALVNTLVLLLPALVVTAIVSSLAGMYAGWNRGSWFEQSSIVATTVFRATPIFVTGIFLLIIFSYGLGWLPAFGMRSPLANPQGYVETFASVDFLKHYILPFTATVLFYSGDFLMLARNSVVERKGSEFLMLHRAKGLSEMEQLGRAGRNSLLPLVTYFALRTGMLFQGVITLEVVFAWPGIGRALVQAILNQDYPTVQAAVFIMALAVIVMNLTADLAYAKLDPTVEAGDV
- a CDS encoding ABC transporter substrate-binding protein, producing the protein MSQDKRFDIERGTTPRRRFIQIAGATGIAGLAGCGGQSGDGGDGGGGGGDGGGDGGGGGGDGGGGGGGDAASIETRFWEEWPVETKGVDVNDEAIQFEYTAVEGENVPEVDTHFAQAETPWMREFALHVQQSLNDIGVPVNLINVQPSTRYGEFWRADIGHPVPITMNLHGPDPQRGLDPNPFLMRAHPETGGNYYNYKNDEVTELLDEQAQTIGDQEARAEICHEVAQLLNEDAYLIAANFPEVITVANTADWEGYVPTPGNGTTRDSFIWSQVNLQPQGDSTTWVKGVTSGMQGTNLPFSSGGQEEKRLLNVYDGLFDASPQLEIVPALATNADVVDDTTVEMDLREGVEWHDGESFGPSDVKFSVEFYQENNAPQQAAFIRTIDTVEVLSESGGGRVRFNLTEPDAAFLTQRVVRSAIIPEHRWSDVDSPSEYNPENPVGTGPFSFVNWEQGSELRLEKHENNWMWDDDVREELLGEYFVPGDGIDEMVHANVGNVSTLIGAMQSGDIDAIGTTVSNQQADRAAGASGVEKQTARNYVPTDVHLSHLVPLFRDKTFRVALSHAFDKEGFVENTLGGRGEAIEGQNLLTPLLTPYHGETEPYEYDVEGARTMLQQAGYTFDGNDNLVWPEGDAWEAFAERVENGHASRTDLEQADFS